Proteins from a genomic interval of Piscinibacter sp. HJYY11:
- a CDS encoding SDR family oxidoreductase: protein MSAMLQGQRILVTHADGFMGPTLCEVFRAHGATVIESLDPLRDPDAPAALVAAAGELDTLVVNLAHPAPSTAAKDVADDEWRDTFAALVDPLPRLVRAVLPQMIARRAGKVLVMGSSSALRGMKRSSTYSAARGAQLAYVQAVGVEVAPHNVQVNAIAQNFVENPTYFPPAVQADPRFQERLKREVPLGRLVSAREDAEFAAYLCSQAANCFVGQVFPVCGGWVQR from the coding sequence ATGAGCGCGATGCTGCAAGGCCAGCGCATCCTGGTGACGCATGCCGACGGCTTCATGGGCCCGACGCTGTGCGAGGTCTTCCGTGCGCACGGCGCCACGGTGATCGAGAGCCTCGACCCCCTGCGCGACCCCGATGCGCCGGCGGCCCTCGTCGCCGCCGCCGGCGAGCTCGACACCCTGGTGGTCAACCTGGCCCACCCGGCGCCGAGCACCGCGGCGAAAGACGTGGCCGACGACGAATGGCGCGACACCTTCGCCGCGCTCGTCGACCCGCTGCCCCGCCTCGTGCGTGCGGTGCTGCCGCAGATGATCGCGCGGCGCGCCGGCAAGGTGCTGGTGATGGGCAGCTCGTCGGCGCTGCGCGGCATGAAGCGCAGCTCCACCTACAGCGCCGCCCGCGGCGCCCAGCTCGCCTACGTGCAGGCCGTGGGGGTGGAAGTGGCGCCCCACAACGTGCAGGTCAACGCCATCGCGCAGAACTTCGTCGAGAACCCGACCTACTTCCCGCCGGCCGTGCAGGCCGACCCGCGTTTCCAGGAGCGGCTGAAGCGCGAGGTGCCGCTCGGGCGGCTGGTCAGCGCACGCGAAGACGCGGAGTTCGCCGCCTACCTGTGCAGCCAGGCCGCGAACTGCTTCGTGGGGCAGGTCTTCCCGGTGTGCGGCGGCTGGGTGCAGCGCTGA
- a CDS encoding MFS transporter, with protein sequence MAFFPQDALNDGVRKREVFGWAMYDFANSGYTTVVLTAVFNAYFVGVVANGAPWGTLAWTLALAASSVIVMLVMPALGAYADLRANKKRLLALTTVLCVVSTVMLAFAKRGDVAWTVAAVVLSNTFFAIGEALTAAFLPELAKRDAMGRVSGWGWSFGYFGGMLSLGLSLAYVLTAQARGEPATSFVPVTMLITAGVYGAASLITFALLRERAVPQPQALQQAGLAASLKRLADTWRRARLFRDFSWLLACAVCYQAGIAVVIALAAVYAEQVLGFKQEQTMMLVFLVNIAAALGAFAFGYWQDRIGHKRALAFTLVGWVVMTVLAILATSPGLFWVAAVIAGLCMGSSQSAGRAIAGLFAPEAQRAEFYGLWTFAVRLAAILGPVTYGIVTVLTAGNHRLAILSTALFFIGGLLLLLPVNVDRGAAAAREAS encoded by the coding sequence ATGGCCTTCTTTCCCCAAGATGCCCTGAACGACGGCGTGCGCAAGCGCGAGGTCTTCGGCTGGGCGATGTACGACTTCGCCAACTCGGGCTACACCACGGTCGTGCTCACCGCGGTGTTCAACGCCTACTTCGTCGGCGTGGTGGCCAACGGCGCCCCGTGGGGCACGCTCGCCTGGACGCTCGCGCTCGCCGCCTCCAGCGTGATCGTGATGCTGGTGATGCCGGCGCTCGGGGCCTATGCCGACCTGCGCGCCAACAAGAAGCGCCTGCTCGCCCTGACCACCGTGCTGTGCGTGGTGTCGACCGTGATGCTCGCCTTCGCCAAGCGGGGCGACGTGGCCTGGACGGTGGCGGCAGTGGTGCTGTCGAACACCTTCTTCGCCATCGGCGAGGCGCTGACCGCCGCCTTCCTGCCCGAGCTCGCCAAGCGCGACGCGATGGGCCGCGTGTCGGGCTGGGGCTGGAGCTTCGGCTACTTCGGCGGCATGTTGTCGCTGGGCCTGAGCCTCGCCTACGTGCTCACCGCGCAGGCGCGCGGCGAGCCCGCCACCTCGTTCGTGCCGGTCACGATGCTCATCACCGCCGGGGTCTACGGCGCGGCCTCGCTGATCACCTTCGCGCTGCTGCGCGAGCGCGCCGTGCCGCAGCCTCAGGCCCTGCAGCAGGCCGGGCTGGCCGCCTCGCTCAAGCGCCTGGCCGACACCTGGCGGCGCGCCCGCCTGTTCCGCGATTTCTCCTGGCTGCTTGCCTGCGCCGTGTGCTACCAGGCCGGCATCGCGGTGGTGATCGCGCTCGCCGCGGTCTATGCCGAGCAGGTGCTGGGCTTCAAGCAGGAGCAGACCATGATGCTGGTGTTCCTGGTCAACATCGCCGCGGCGCTCGGCGCCTTTGCCTTCGGCTACTGGCAGGACCGCATCGGCCACAAGCGCGCGCTGGCCTTCACGCTCGTCGGCTGGGTGGTGATGACGGTGCTGGCCATCCTCGCCACGAGCCCGGGGCTCTTCTGGGTGGCGGCGGTGATCGCGGGCCTGTGCATGGGCTCCAGCCAGTCGGCCGGGCGCGCGATCGCCGGGCTCTTCGCGCCCGAGGCGCAGCGGGCAGAGTTCTACGGGCTGTGGACGTTCGCCGTGCGCCTGGCTGCCATCCTCGGCCCGGTGACCTACGGCATCGTGACCGTGCTCACCGCCGGCAACCACCGCTTGGCCATCCTCTCGACCGCACTCTTCTTCATCGGCGGGCTGCTGTTGCTGCTGCCGGTGAACGTCGACCGCGGTGCGGCCGCGGCCCGCGAGGCCTCATGA
- a CDS encoding pyridoxamine 5'-phosphate oxidase family protein — protein MRHAGEDAVQRRLGVHERMAEVMGQVVRTWMPEQHRELFEKLPTLLVGSLDAQGRPWASVLHGAPGFITAPDERHLRIAARPSVDDPWQPAIDTPLGLLGLEPQTRRRNRMNGSVVALDRDSITVEVDQSFGNCPKYIQARTPRVVARAPGAAHAEGPKLGDVALELVRHADTFFIATASRNPRAHAGAEGVDVSHRGGPPGFVHVATQDGHTVLTIPDYVGNRFFNTMGNLAVNPRAGLLFIDYADGHLLQLTGDAELLWEGDLRAIRITVQHGWWRPHALPLRWSPPEPAPQFTGEG, from the coding sequence ATGAGACATGCCGGCGAAGACGCGGTGCAACGCCGCCTCGGCGTGCACGAGCGCATGGCCGAGGTGATGGGCCAGGTGGTGCGCACCTGGATGCCCGAGCAGCACCGCGAGCTCTTCGAGAAGCTGCCCACGCTGCTGGTGGGCAGCCTCGATGCGCAAGGGCGGCCCTGGGCCTCGGTGCTGCACGGCGCACCGGGCTTCATCACCGCGCCGGACGAGCGCCACCTGCGCATCGCCGCACGACCATCGGTCGACGACCCCTGGCAGCCGGCGATCGACACACCGCTCGGCCTGCTCGGCCTGGAGCCGCAGACGCGTCGGCGCAACCGCATGAACGGCAGCGTGGTGGCGCTCGATCGCGACAGCATCACCGTCGAGGTCGACCAGAGCTTCGGCAACTGCCCCAAGTACATCCAGGCCCGCACGCCCCGCGTGGTGGCGCGCGCTCCCGGGGCCGCACATGCAGAGGGCCCGAAGCTCGGCGATGTGGCCCTCGAACTCGTGCGCCATGCCGACACCTTCTTCATCGCCACGGCGTCGCGCAACCCGCGCGCGCATGCCGGCGCGGAAGGCGTGGACGTGTCGCACCGCGGCGGCCCACCCGGCTTCGTGCATGTCGCCACACAGGACGGACACACCGTGCTGACGATCCCCGACTACGTCGGCAACCGCTTCTTCAACACCATGGGCAACCTCGCGGTGAACCCGCGCGCCGGCCTGCTCTTCATCGACTACGCCGACGGCCACCTGCTGCAGCTCACCGGCGACGCCGAGCTGCTGTGGGAAGGCGATCTGCGCGCCATCCGCATCACCGTGCAACACGGCTGGTGGCGCCCGCACGCGCTGCCGCTGCGCTGGTCGCCACCCGAGCCCGCACCGCAATTCACCGGAGAGGGTTGA
- a CDS encoding SDR family oxidoreductase, which yields MNTTELFSLKGRTALITGGSRGIGRMIAEGFLSQGAKVYISARKADACDATAKELSAIGPCVSLPADVSSLAGVQSLVAAYGQHESQLDILVNNAGAAWGADFDEFPESGWDKVVNLNMKSPFFLTQALKPMLAKGATADKPSKVINVASIDGIAVNPLETYSYAASKAGLIHLTKRMATHLIQHHIVTTAIAPGAFASEMNRAARDHEEAVAARIPARRIGSDEDMAGAAIFLASRAGDYVLGHTLVVDGGVILGR from the coding sequence ATGAACACCACCGAACTCTTCTCGCTGAAGGGCCGCACCGCCCTCATCACCGGCGGCTCGCGCGGCATCGGCCGCATGATCGCGGAGGGCTTCCTGTCGCAAGGCGCGAAGGTCTACATCTCGGCCCGCAAGGCCGATGCGTGCGACGCGACGGCGAAGGAGTTGTCGGCGATCGGCCCCTGCGTGTCGCTGCCGGCCGACGTGTCGAGCCTCGCCGGCGTGCAAAGCCTGGTGGCCGCCTACGGCCAGCACGAGAGCCAGCTCGACATCCTCGTCAACAACGCCGGTGCCGCCTGGGGCGCCGATTTCGACGAGTTCCCCGAGAGTGGCTGGGACAAGGTGGTCAACCTCAACATGAAGTCGCCCTTCTTCCTGACGCAGGCGCTCAAGCCGATGCTCGCGAAGGGCGCCACGGCCGACAAGCCCTCGAAGGTGATCAACGTGGCCTCGATCGACGGCATCGCCGTCAACCCGCTCGAGACCTATTCGTACGCCGCGAGCAAGGCCGGCCTGATCCACCTGACCAAACGCATGGCCACGCACCTGATCCAGCACCACATCGTCACCACGGCGATCGCGCCAGGGGCGTTTGCGTCGGAGATGAACCGTGCGGCGCGCGACCACGAAGAAGCGGTGGCCGCACGCATCCCGGCGCGCCGCATCGGCAGCGACGAAGACATGGCGGGCGCCGCGATCTTCCTCGCCTCGCGTGCCGGCGACTACGTCTTGGGCCACACGCTCGTGGTCGACGGCGGCGTCATCCTCGGCCGCTGA
- a CDS encoding STM3941 family protein → MPLLRRLCLFLPLLLALWHAPLQAKLTFGEVERLQHVANTTLTDPSGAQLYLARKLVEKHFLLPYALEDQGYVLGISGDSRRYYPMPTGDKLAALQQAGHLPTPLPPFELDTLDRVFGHLLWFTLGGLALYGGGHWAWRRWRAARRGPMAIEPSFETAPPRDAPPAFEPPVALPPLPVQLPLRLYPQRLKLLGFLAICTVFVVIGVLMYTTDGLWVGLLCAGFFGLGIPIFIVQMLPGASFLELQADDFTYSALFRKRTVQWRDIADIGVMKIQGRTMVGWNFLPSYAGRSGGHKVSKSISGIEAGLPDSYGMTPTALAELMGLIHLHHLHRLHRQSLQPTPA, encoded by the coding sequence ATGCCCCTCCTTCGACGACTCTGCCTGTTCCTGCCACTGCTGCTCGCCCTGTGGCATGCGCCGCTCCAGGCCAAGCTGACATTCGGCGAGGTCGAGCGCCTGCAGCATGTGGCCAACACCACGCTCACCGACCCCAGCGGCGCCCAGCTCTACCTCGCACGCAAGCTGGTCGAGAAGCACTTCCTGCTGCCCTATGCGCTGGAAGACCAGGGCTACGTGCTGGGCATCTCGGGCGACAGCCGCCGCTACTACCCGATGCCGACCGGCGACAAGCTCGCCGCCTTGCAGCAGGCCGGGCACCTGCCCACGCCGCTGCCCCCCTTCGAACTGGACACCCTCGACAGGGTCTTCGGCCACCTGCTCTGGTTCACGCTGGGCGGCCTCGCGCTCTATGGCGGCGGGCACTGGGCCTGGCGCCGCTGGCGCGCTGCGCGCCGGGGCCCGATGGCGATCGAGCCTTCGTTCGAGACCGCGCCGCCACGCGATGCACCGCCCGCCTTCGAGCCGCCGGTCGCACTGCCACCCTTGCCCGTGCAGCTTCCGCTGCGCCTGTACCCCCAGCGGCTGAAGCTGCTCGGCTTCCTGGCCATCTGCACCGTCTTCGTCGTGATCGGCGTGTTGATGTACACGACCGACGGCCTCTGGGTCGGCCTGCTGTGCGCCGGCTTCTTCGGCCTGGGCATCCCGATCTTCATCGTGCAGATGCTGCCTGGCGCCTCGTTCCTGGAGCTGCAGGCCGACGACTTCACCTACAGCGCGCTCTTCAGGAAGCGCACGGTGCAATGGCGGGACATCGCCGACATCGGGGTCATGAAGATCCAGGGCCGCACGATGGTGGGCTGGAACTTCCTGCCGTCATACGCCGGCCGCAGCGGCGGGCATAAAGTCTCGAAGTCGATCTCGGGCATCGAAGCCGGCTTGCCCGACAGCTACGGCATGACGCCGACCGCGCTGGCCGAATTGATGGGCCTCATCCACCTGCATCACCTGCACCGCCTGCATCGGCAGTCCCTCCAGCCCACCCCGGCCTGA
- a CDS encoding LysR family transcriptional regulator: protein MDKLEGMRIFVTVADAKGFAPAARQLGLSAPAVTRAVAALEARIGTQLLRRSTRQVVLTEAGVRFHADCKRILAEVDVAEASASGAHAVPQGLLSVTAPVIFGRLHVAPVLQDFLGLHPQVSARSFYTDQIVHLLDEGMDVALRIAHLPDSGLVAVRVGEVRRVVVASPQYLAEHGVPRTPQEVSQHRGIGFSQHGSVSSPWVFYPPGRSARGDGEIAHPQLRHVTNAGDAAIGGAVAHQGLARALSYQVAEHVLAGRLQIVMADHEPPPIPVQLVHVDGRRAAAKVRAFVDHAAERLRAEPVLNGTLRWPDPA from the coding sequence ATGGACAAGCTCGAAGGCATGCGCATCTTCGTGACGGTGGCCGATGCCAAGGGCTTCGCGCCGGCGGCACGCCAGCTCGGCCTGTCGGCACCGGCGGTGACACGCGCGGTGGCCGCGCTCGAAGCCCGCATCGGCACGCAGCTCCTGCGTCGCAGCACGCGCCAGGTGGTGCTCACCGAGGCGGGCGTGCGCTTCCATGCCGATTGCAAGCGCATCCTGGCGGAGGTCGACGTGGCCGAGGCGTCGGCGAGCGGTGCGCACGCGGTGCCGCAGGGGCTGCTGTCGGTCACCGCGCCGGTGATCTTTGGTCGCCTGCACGTGGCGCCGGTGCTGCAGGACTTCCTGGGCCTGCACCCGCAGGTCAGCGCGCGCAGCTTCTACACCGACCAGATCGTGCACCTGCTCGACGAAGGCATGGACGTCGCCCTGCGCATCGCGCACCTGCCCGACTCGGGCCTTGTCGCGGTGCGCGTGGGCGAGGTGCGGCGCGTGGTGGTGGCCTCGCCGCAGTACCTGGCCGAACACGGCGTGCCGCGCACACCACAGGAGGTGTCGCAGCACCGTGGCATCGGCTTCTCGCAGCACGGCTCGGTGAGTTCGCCCTGGGTCTTCTACCCGCCCGGCCGCAGCGCCCGCGGCGATGGCGAGATCGCGCACCCGCAATTGCGCCACGTCACCAACGCAGGCGACGCCGCCATCGGCGGCGCGGTGGCGCACCAGGGCCTGGCACGGGCGCTGTCGTACCAGGTGGCCGAGCACGTGCTGGCCGGGCGCCTGCAGATCGTGATGGCCGACCACGAGCCGCCGCCGATCCCGGTGCAGCTGGTCCACGTGGACGGCCGACGCGCGGCGGCGAAGGTGCGGGCCTTCGTCGACCACGCCGCCGAGCGCCTGCGCGCCGAGCCGGTGCTCAACGGCACGTTGCGCTGGCCCGACCCGGCCTAG
- a CDS encoding long-chain fatty acid--CoA ligase — protein MSDRHFAFWPEHAPRHLYVPETNLYFNVEVSAARFPKKPFFIFYDTPFTYAQFKQETETLAAYLEQVCGVKKGDRVLLYTQNSPQFMIGYYAILRANAVVVPVNPMNLTGELKHYVSDADAKVAITTQELYPRLKPLLQPGGDEHTLEHVIVGTYSDYLREKTTLAVPDFVAAPRVPIADKGVTLWVDAMARGLKPGPLTTGPDDLCVMPYTSGTTGHPKGCMHTHRTAMYNTVSGGVWGQTNQGTVGMAVLPLFHVTGMQGNMNAVIYGGSTVVLLPRWDRDAAAECIQRYRVTGLGLITAMVVDFVSNPKLDSYDLSSLRKIGGGGAAMPKAVADILENKLGLKYGEGYGMSETLAATHMNPPDRSKKQCLGIPAFDVDARVVDPVTFQELPPGETGEIIVSGPQVMTGYWKNPDATRDAFVEIDGKRFLRTGDLGQTDDEGYFFFVDRLKRMINASGFKVWPAEVEALLYQHPAIQEACIIAAKDAKRGETVKAFIVLKPGQKGQVTEQDIIDWGHANMAAYKSPRIVEFVDALPKSGTGKVQWRELQERENAKAPA, from the coding sequence ATGTCCGACCGTCATTTCGCTTTCTGGCCTGAGCACGCGCCTCGCCATCTCTACGTCCCCGAGACCAACCTCTACTTCAACGTGGAGGTCTCGGCGGCGCGCTTTCCGAAGAAGCCCTTCTTCATCTTCTACGACACGCCCTTCACCTACGCGCAGTTCAAGCAGGAGACCGAGACGCTGGCGGCCTACCTCGAGCAGGTGTGCGGTGTGAAGAAAGGCGACCGCGTGCTGCTCTACACGCAGAACAGCCCGCAGTTCATGATCGGCTACTACGCCATCCTGCGGGCCAACGCGGTGGTGGTGCCGGTCAACCCGATGAACCTCACCGGCGAGCTCAAGCACTACGTGAGCGATGCGGATGCCAAGGTCGCGATCACCACGCAGGAGCTCTACCCGCGCCTCAAGCCGCTGCTGCAACCCGGGGGCGACGAGCACACGCTCGAGCATGTGATCGTCGGCACCTACAGCGACTACCTGCGCGAGAAGACCACGCTCGCCGTGCCCGACTTCGTGGCCGCCCCGCGTGTGCCGATCGCCGACAAGGGTGTGACGCTGTGGGTCGACGCCATGGCGCGTGGCCTCAAGCCCGGCCCGCTCACCACCGGGCCCGACGACCTGTGCGTGATGCCCTACACCTCGGGCACCACCGGCCACCCCAAGGGCTGCATGCACACGCACCGCACGGCCATGTACAACACCGTCTCCGGCGGCGTGTGGGGCCAGACCAACCAGGGCACCGTCGGCATGGCGGTGCTGCCGCTCTTCCACGTGACCGGCATGCAGGGCAACATGAACGCGGTGATCTACGGCGGCTCCACCGTCGTGCTGCTGCCTCGCTGGGACCGCGACGCCGCGGCCGAGTGCATCCAGCGCTACCGCGTCACCGGCCTCGGCCTCATCACCGCGATGGTGGTCGACTTCGTCTCCAACCCCAAGCTCGACAGCTACGACCTCTCCAGCCTGCGCAAGATCGGCGGCGGCGGCGCGGCCATGCCGAAGGCGGTGGCCGACATCCTGGAGAACAAGCTCGGCCTCAAGTACGGCGAGGGCTATGGCATGTCGGAAACGCTGGCCGCCACGCACATGAACCCGCCCGACCGCTCGAAGAAGCAGTGCCTGGGCATCCCGGCCTTCGACGTCGACGCCCGCGTGGTCGACCCCGTCACGTTCCAGGAGCTGCCCCCGGGCGAGACCGGCGAGATCATCGTCAGCGGCCCGCAGGTGATGACCGGCTACTGGAAGAACCCCGATGCCACGCGCGATGCCTTCGTCGAGATCGACGGCAAGCGTTTCCTGCGCACCGGCGACCTCGGGCAGACCGACGACGAAGGCTACTTCTTCTTCGTCGACCGCCTGAAGCGCATGATCAACGCGAGCGGCTTCAAGGTCTGGCCGGCGGAAGTGGAAGCCCTGCTGTACCAGCACCCTGCCATCCAGGAGGCCTGCATCATCGCGGCGAAAGACGCGAAGCGCGGCGAGACAGTCAAGGCCTTCATCGTGCTCAAGCCGGGCCAGAAAGGCCAGGTCACCGAGCAGGACATCATCGACTGGGGTCACGCCAACATGGCGGCCTACAAGAGCCCGCGCATCGTCGAGTTCGTCGACGCGCTGCCCAAGTCCGGCACGGGCAAGGTGCAGTGGCGCGAGCTGCAGGAACGCGAGAACGCCAAGGCCCCGGCCTGA
- a CDS encoding acyl-CoA dehydrogenase family protein has product MNFAPTPKMLEWQVRLMAFVTEHVVPAEPLFRKEMEANRAKGKQWDPTHEVMDGLKAKAQAAGLWNMFLPASQHGAGLTNLEYAPLCEIMGRYPLTSEAMNCSAPDTGNMELLERYGTPEHKEKWLKPLLAGEIRSGFAMTEPDVPSSDATQIQSRIVRDGDHYVINGRKWWTSGAPDSRCKVLIFMGKTGTVDDPSPHKQQSMIIVPMDTPGVKVERHLTVYGYDHAPHGHAEISFTNVRVPADHLLLGEGRGFEIAQGRLGPGRIHHCMRLIGGAERALELMCKRALVRKPFGKLLSDQGVWRERIAHSRILIDQARLLTLNAAYAMDTKGNKGAKNEIAMIKVVAPQMACQVIDWAIQIHGGAGVSQDTPLAAAYTSARTIRFADGPDEVHLNAIGKSELAKYMAPKAKP; this is encoded by the coding sequence ATGAACTTTGCCCCCACGCCGAAGATGCTGGAATGGCAGGTGCGCCTGATGGCGTTCGTGACCGAGCACGTAGTCCCTGCCGAGCCGCTCTTCCGCAAGGAAATGGAGGCCAACCGCGCCAAGGGCAAGCAGTGGGACCCGACGCATGAGGTGATGGACGGCCTGAAGGCCAAGGCCCAGGCCGCCGGCCTGTGGAACATGTTCCTGCCCGCCTCGCAGCACGGCGCCGGCCTCACCAACCTCGAGTACGCGCCGCTGTGCGAAATCATGGGGCGCTACCCGCTCACCAGCGAGGCGATGAACTGCTCGGCCCCCGACACCGGCAACATGGAGCTGCTCGAGCGCTACGGCACGCCCGAGCACAAGGAGAAGTGGTTGAAGCCGCTCTTGGCCGGCGAGATCCGCTCCGGCTTCGCGATGACCGAGCCTGACGTGCCGTCGAGCGATGCCACGCAGATCCAGTCGCGCATCGTGCGCGACGGCGACCACTACGTGATCAACGGCCGCAAGTGGTGGACCTCGGGCGCGCCCGACTCGCGCTGCAAGGTGCTGATCTTCATGGGCAAGACCGGCACGGTCGACGACCCGAGCCCGCACAAGCAGCAGTCGATGATCATCGTGCCGATGGACACGCCCGGGGTGAAGGTTGAGCGCCACCTCACGGTCTACGGCTACGACCACGCGCCACACGGCCACGCCGAGATCAGCTTCACCAACGTGCGCGTGCCGGCCGACCACCTGCTGCTCGGCGAAGGCCGCGGCTTCGAGATCGCGCAGGGCCGCCTCGGCCCGGGCCGCATCCACCACTGCATGCGCCTGATCGGCGGCGCCGAGCGTGCGCTGGAGCTCATGTGCAAGCGGGCCCTGGTGCGCAAGCCCTTTGGCAAGCTCTTGTCCGACCAGGGCGTGTGGCGTGAGCGCATCGCGCACTCGCGCATCCTCATCGACCAGGCGCGCCTGCTCACGCTCAACGCCGCCTATGCGATGGACACCAAGGGCAACAAGGGCGCGAAGAACGAGATCGCAATGATCAAGGTCGTCGCGCCACAGATGGCCTGCCAGGTGATCGACTGGGCGATCCAGATCCATGGGGGCGCCGGGGTCTCGCAAGACACGCCGCTGGCCGCGGCCTACACCAGCGCGCGCACCATCCGCTTTGCCGACGGGCCCGACGAAGTCCACCTCAACGCCATCGGCAAGTCGGAACTTGCCAAGTACATGGCACCCAAAGCAAAACCCTGA
- a CDS encoding glutathione S-transferase family protein: MPTIQLYQFPLSGHAHRVKLFLSLLKLPFEETLVDLTKGAQRRPEFLALNLFGQVPVIQDGDVTLADSNAILTYLALRYDDSGRWLPRDPVGAAKVQRWLSVAAGPLVNGPGNARVNVLFGRPQDERCAEIAAQLFQRLDTHLATSPYLAAEHPTIADIALYTYTSHAPEGGVSLEPYPQLRAWLARIEALPGYVSMPRQKALA, encoded by the coding sequence ATGCCCACCATCCAGCTGTACCAGTTCCCGTTGTCCGGCCACGCACACCGCGTGAAGCTCTTTCTTTCCCTGCTCAAGCTGCCCTTCGAGGAGACGCTGGTCGACCTGACGAAGGGCGCACAAAGGCGGCCCGAGTTCCTCGCACTCAACCTGTTCGGCCAGGTGCCGGTGATCCAGGACGGCGACGTCACACTCGCCGACAGCAACGCCATCCTCACCTACCTCGCCCTGCGCTACGACGACAGCGGCCGCTGGCTGCCGCGCGACCCCGTCGGCGCGGCGAAGGTGCAGCGCTGGCTGTCGGTCGCCGCCGGCCCGCTGGTCAACGGCCCGGGCAACGCACGCGTCAACGTGCTCTTCGGCCGCCCGCAAGACGAGCGCTGCGCCGAGATCGCGGCACAGCTCTTCCAGCGCCTCGACACGCACCTGGCCACCTCGCCCTATCTGGCCGCCGAGCACCCGACGATCGCCGACATCGCGCTCTACACCTACACCTCGCACGCGCCCGAAGGCGGCGTGTCGCTCGAACCCTATCCGCAGCTGCGCGCCTGGCTCGCACGCATCGAGGCGCTGCCGGGCTATGTGTCGATGCCGCGCCAGAAGGCGCTGGCCTGA